The Gemmatimonadota bacterium region TAGGATATTACCTGTGGTTAAAAGTTGTACATCTCATCGCTATCATCGGCTGGATGGTCGGTATTTTGTATTTGCCGCGGCTATTTGCCTATCACGCCGATGCCTCTGCTGATACAGATGCGGTGTTTCAACAGATGGAATACAATCTTATGCGGCTTCTACTTATGCCCTGTATGATTGTGGTTTTTATTACGGGCATTCTTTTAATTGTTGCAACGGAGAGCCTGGCGAGTGGGTGGCTTCATACCAAAATTCTACTCGTGCTCATGCTCGCCGGATTGCACGGTATGATGTC contains the following coding sequences:
- a CDS encoding CopD family protein; protein product: MSFLIGYYLWLKVVHLIAIIGWMVGILYLPRLFAYHADASADTDAVFQQMEYNLMRLLLMPCMIVVFITGILLIVATESLASGWLHTKILLVLMLAGLHGMMSRQRKNFQRGENTRSAAYFRTFSHVTTLIVVLVVALAVLKPF